In one Achromobacter spanius genomic region, the following are encoded:
- a CDS encoding efflux transporter outer membrane subunit, whose protein sequence is MVLPLLLALSACAFAPDSKPPAVASPAQYGVEPTPAQGAAAQGVAQRFEQGARPVPEWWKRYGSDALNALVQEGLANSPNLAAAERNLAGAREQLRAQVNSSLLPSVDAGASATRNRALTMPDLPQPTALYNVFTGQVQASYDLDLFGAARFANASLAAQVEQQAFQLESARRALAGNIVTGAIRSASLAERVALTEKQVVLLRQVARDTQRRYELGSASQNDALDADQDAATLEASLPGLRAQWQATRHALAVLLGRSPDQAPDDLAFSTLAVPAQVPVVVPSELLASRPDILVADAVVQAAAADVGVATAQLFPSLSLSASMGKGGFSWPAALSGAGSIWAIGASLTQPIFHGGALLAERRAAKERYEASVLQYKQTVLTAFQDVADTLARLDADGQALASAEASRRAAEQSYRNTASRVRLGALAPYTEFAAEEHYVAARLRELEYANARLTETAALFQAMGSPARAPEVAAQAP, encoded by the coding sequence ATGGTTTTGCCCTTGCTACTGGCCTTGAGCGCCTGCGCTTTCGCGCCGGACAGCAAGCCGCCCGCCGTGGCCTCGCCTGCCCAGTACGGCGTGGAACCGACGCCCGCCCAGGGCGCTGCCGCACAAGGCGTGGCGCAGCGTTTTGAGCAAGGCGCGCGGCCCGTGCCCGAATGGTGGAAGCGCTATGGTTCCGATGCGTTGAACGCCCTGGTGCAGGAAGGCCTGGCCAACAGCCCCAACCTGGCGGCAGCCGAACGCAACCTGGCCGGCGCGCGCGAACAGTTGCGCGCGCAGGTGAATTCGTCACTGCTGCCGTCGGTGGACGCAGGCGCCAGCGCCACGCGCAACCGCGCGCTGACCATGCCCGACCTGCCCCAACCCACCGCGCTTTACAACGTCTTCACCGGCCAGGTTCAGGCCAGCTATGACCTGGACCTGTTCGGCGCGGCGCGCTTTGCCAATGCCTCGTTGGCGGCGCAAGTCGAGCAGCAGGCCTTCCAGCTGGAATCCGCGCGGCGCGCGCTGGCCGGCAATATCGTCACCGGCGCCATCAGGTCGGCATCACTGGCCGAACGGGTCGCGCTGACCGAAAAGCAGGTGGTGTTGCTGCGCCAGGTGGCGCGCGATACGCAGCGCCGCTATGAACTGGGGTCGGCCTCGCAGAACGACGCGCTGGATGCCGACCAGGATGCCGCCACGTTGGAGGCCTCGCTGCCCGGCCTGCGCGCGCAATGGCAAGCCACGCGCCATGCGCTGGCGGTGCTGCTGGGCCGCAGCCCCGATCAGGCGCCGGACGACCTGGCGTTCAGCACGCTGGCGGTGCCGGCACAGGTGCCGGTGGTCGTGCCCTCGGAATTGTTGGCCTCGCGCCCTGACATCCTGGTGGCCGACGCGGTGGTGCAAGCCGCTGCCGCCGACGTAGGCGTGGCCACCGCGCAGTTGTTCCCCAGCCTGTCGCTGTCCGCTTCGATGGGCAAGGGCGGCTTCAGTTGGCCAGCGGCGCTGTCGGGCGCCGGTTCCATCTGGGCCATCGGCGCGTCGCTCACGCAACCCATCTTCCATGGCGGCGCCTTGCTGGCCGAGCGCCGCGCGGCCAAGGAACGTTACGAGGCGTCGGTGCTGCAATACAAGCAAACCGTGCTGACCGCATTCCAGGACGTGGCCGATACCTTGGCGCGGCTGGACGCCGACGGGCAGGCGCTGGCGTCAGCCGAGGCCTCGCGCCGCGCGGCCGAGCAGTCCTACCGCAACACGGCAAGCCGCGTACGCTTGGGCGCGCTGGCGCCATACACCGAGTTCGCGGCGGAAGAACACTATGTGGCGGCACGGCTGCGTGAATTGGAATACGCGAATGCCCGGCTGACGGAAACGGCCGCGCTGTTCCAGGCCATGGGTTCTCCGGCGCGTGCACCGGAAGTGGCGGCGCAAGCGCCCTGA
- a CDS encoding DUF808 domain-containing protein: protein MAGSSFFALFDDIATILDDVSVMTKVAAKKTAGVLGDDLALNAQQVSGVPVNRELPVVWAVAKGSFINKLILVPSALLISAFAPWAVTPLLMLGGAFLCYEGVEKLAHKFLPHGESDEGNHAARAQALQDTAVDMVAFERNKIKGAIRTDFILSAEIIVISLGAVAGADFTRQVAVLSIIAIAMTVGVYGLVAGIVKLDDLGLHLSQKRTQAVAWLGRGIVGAAPYLMKTLSVVGTAAMFMVGGAILTHGIAPVHAAVEHAAAAVGGGGVVQALTATVLNALFGIVAGAVVLGVVSVVKRLFKKS from the coding sequence ATGGCCGGCAGCAGTTTCTTTGCATTGTTCGATGACATCGCGACCATTCTGGATGACGTTTCCGTCATGACCAAAGTTGCGGCCAAGAAGACGGCCGGCGTGCTGGGCGATGACCTGGCGTTGAACGCGCAGCAGGTGAGCGGGGTACCGGTAAACCGGGAACTGCCCGTGGTGTGGGCAGTGGCCAAAGGCTCGTTCATCAACAAGCTGATCCTGGTGCCGTCGGCGCTGCTGATCAGCGCGTTCGCGCCCTGGGCGGTGACGCCGTTGCTGATGCTGGGCGGGGCGTTCCTCTGCTACGAAGGCGTAGAGAAACTGGCGCACAAATTCCTGCCGCATGGCGAGTCTGACGAGGGCAACCACGCGGCGCGTGCGCAAGCCCTGCAGGACACAGCGGTCGACATGGTTGCGTTTGAACGCAACAAGATCAAGGGCGCCATTCGGACCGACTTCATCCTGTCGGCCGAAATCATCGTCATTAGCCTCGGGGCGGTGGCGGGCGCGGATTTCACGCGCCAGGTGGCGGTGCTGTCCATCATCGCCATTGCGATGACGGTCGGCGTGTACGGCCTGGTGGCCGGCATCGTCAAGCTGGACGATCTGGGTTTGCACCTGAGCCAGAAGCGCACGCAGGCGGTGGCGTGGCTGGGCCGGGGCATCGTGGGCGCCGCGCCCTATCTGATGAAGACCTTGTCGGTGGTTGGCACCGCCGCGATGTTCATGGTGGGCGGCGCCATCCTCACGCACGGCATTGCGCCGGTGCACGCGGCCGTCGAACACGCCGCGGCCGCGGTGGGCGGCGGGGGTGTAGTGCAGGCGTTGACGGCCACCGTTCTCAACGCCCTGTTCGGCATTGTGGCCGGCGCGGTGGTGCTGGGCGTGGTCAGCGTCGTCAAGCGGCTGTTCAAGAAAAGCTGA
- a CDS encoding efflux RND transporter permease subunit, translating into MSANAEDAGHEPGHGHNEGKFNLSAWALRHQPLVIFLITLVTLFGVLSYSRLAQSEDPPFTFRVMVIKTLWPGATAQQVQEQVTDRIGKKLQETANTDFLRSYSRPGESLIFYTMKDSAPANTVADQWYQIRKKVGDIQATLPQGVQGPFFNDEFGDVYTNIYTLHGDGFTPAQLHDYADSLRTVLLRVPGVAKVDYFADPAEHIYIEISNTQLSRLGVSPQQIAQAINTQNAVAGAGTFTTADDRIFVRPTGQYGNSRALADTLIRVNDKSIRLGDIATIHRGYDDPPIDQMRFKGAPVLGIGITMQPGQDVVRLGESLDTTFEKLKAQLPAGLTLTEVSSMPDAVSDSVDEFLRSVAEAVAIVLLVSLVSLGVRTGMVVVISIPVVLAITALFMDMFGIGLHKVSLGTLVLALGLLVDDAIIAVEMMAVKLEQGWSRARAAAFAYTSTAFPMLTGTLVTVAGFLPIALAKSSTGEYTRSIFQVSAIALITSWFAAVVLIPLLGYRLLPERKREAHLPHDHEHDIYNTRFYQRLRGWVAWCVDRRFWVLAGTVVIFVIAMAGFKFVPQQFFPSSDRTELLVDVRLQEGASFAATLRQVERLEKALEGRPEIDHAVSFVGTGAPRFYLPLDQQLATPNFGQLVITAHSVEDREKLASWLQPMLREQFPAIRTRLSRLENGPPVGYPVQFRVSGDKIPEVRAVAEKVAAQVRADSRSVNVQFDWDEPSERSVRFEIDQQKARELGISTNDISDFLAMTLSGYTVTQYRERDKLINVSLRAPRDERVDPARLATLSMPTPNGPVPLGSLGQVHYDLEYGVIWERDRQPTITVQADVASGAEGIDVTHAINKKLDAIRADLPVGYRIEVGGPVEESAKGQSSINAQMPLMAVAVLTLLMVQLQSFSRVLMVVLTAPLGLIGVVAALLLFGKPFGFVAMLGVIAMFGIIMRNSVILVDQIEQDILNGHKRVDAIVGATARRFRPIVLTAAAAVLALIPLLRSNFFGPMATALMGGITSATVLTLFFLPALYAAWFRVRHDERDEPEGVPPGANAADTLERGA; encoded by the coding sequence ATGAGCGCCAACGCCGAAGACGCTGGCCACGAGCCCGGCCACGGACACAACGAAGGCAAATTCAACCTGTCGGCCTGGGCGCTGCGCCACCAGCCCCTGGTGATTTTTCTGATTACGCTGGTCACGCTGTTCGGCGTGCTGTCGTATTCCAGGCTGGCCCAGTCCGAAGACCCGCCCTTCACTTTCCGCGTGATGGTCATCAAGACCCTGTGGCCCGGCGCCACCGCACAGCAGGTGCAGGAACAAGTCACCGACCGCATCGGCAAGAAGCTGCAGGAAACCGCCAACACGGACTTCCTGCGCAGTTATTCGCGCCCTGGTGAATCGCTGATCTTCTACACCATGAAAGACTCGGCGCCCGCCAACACGGTGGCCGACCAGTGGTACCAGATCCGCAAGAAAGTGGGCGACATCCAGGCCACGCTGCCGCAAGGTGTGCAAGGCCCGTTCTTCAACGACGAATTCGGCGACGTCTACACCAACATCTATACGCTGCACGGCGACGGCTTCACGCCCGCGCAACTGCACGACTACGCCGACAGCCTGCGCACCGTGCTGCTGCGGGTGCCGGGAGTGGCCAAGGTCGACTACTTTGCCGACCCGGCCGAACACATCTACATCGAAATCTCCAACACACAGCTAAGCCGGCTGGGCGTGTCGCCACAGCAGATTGCGCAAGCCATCAACACGCAGAACGCGGTAGCGGGCGCCGGCACCTTTACCACCGCCGACGATCGCATCTTCGTGCGGCCCACCGGGCAGTACGGCAATAGTCGCGCGCTGGCGGACACGCTGATCCGGGTGAACGACAAGTCGATCCGGCTGGGCGACATTGCGACCATCCACCGGGGTTACGACGACCCGCCCATCGACCAGATGCGCTTCAAGGGCGCCCCCGTGCTGGGCATCGGCATCACCATGCAGCCTGGCCAGGACGTGGTGCGCCTGGGCGAATCGCTGGACACGACGTTTGAAAAGTTGAAGGCGCAACTGCCCGCCGGCCTGACGCTGACTGAAGTGTCCAGCATGCCGGACGCCGTGTCGGATTCGGTAGATGAGTTCTTGCGATCGGTGGCCGAGGCCGTAGCCATCGTGCTGCTCGTCAGCCTGGTGTCGCTGGGCGTGCGCACTGGCATGGTGGTGGTGATTTCGATACCGGTGGTGCTGGCCATCACGGCGCTGTTCATGGACATGTTCGGCATCGGCCTGCACAAGGTGTCGCTGGGCACGCTGGTGCTGGCGCTGGGCCTGCTGGTGGACGACGCCATCATCGCCGTGGAAATGATGGCAGTGAAGCTGGAACAAGGCTGGAGCCGCGCGCGCGCCGCCGCCTTTGCCTACACGAGCACCGCTTTTCCCATGCTGACCGGTACGCTGGTTACCGTGGCGGGCTTTCTGCCGATTGCGCTGGCCAAGTCCAGCACCGGCGAATACACGCGCTCGATCTTCCAGGTATCGGCCATTGCACTGATCACGTCGTGGTTTGCCGCCGTGGTGCTGATTCCGCTGCTGGGCTACCGGCTGCTGCCCGAACGCAAACGCGAAGCCCATCTACCGCACGACCACGAACACGACATCTACAACACCCGTTTCTACCAGCGCTTGCGCGGCTGGGTGGCATGGTGCGTGGACCGCCGCTTCTGGGTGCTGGCGGGCACGGTGGTGATTTTCGTCATTGCGATGGCGGGCTTCAAGTTCGTGCCGCAACAGTTCTTTCCCAGCTCGGACCGCACCGAACTGCTGGTGGACGTGCGCCTGCAGGAAGGCGCGTCATTCGCGGCCACGCTGCGCCAGGTCGAGCGTCTGGAGAAAGCGCTGGAAGGCCGCCCCGAGATAGACCATGCGGTCAGCTTCGTGGGCACCGGCGCGCCGCGCTTCTACCTGCCGCTGGACCAGCAACTGGCCACGCCGAACTTCGGCCAACTGGTCATTACCGCGCATTCCGTGGAAGACCGCGAAAAGCTCGCCAGTTGGCTGCAACCGATGTTGCGCGAGCAATTCCCCGCCATCCGCACCCGCTTGTCCCGGCTGGAAAACGGACCGCCCGTGGGCTACCCCGTGCAGTTCCGCGTCAGTGGCGACAAGATTCCGGAAGTGCGCGCGGTGGCGGAAAAAGTGGCTGCGCAAGTCCGCGCCGACAGCCGCTCGGTCAACGTACAGTTCGACTGGGACGAACCCTCGGAACGTTCCGTGCGTTTCGAGATCGACCAGCAGAAGGCGCGCGAACTGGGCATCAGCACCAACGACATCTCGGACTTTCTGGCGATGACGCTGTCGGGCTATACCGTGACGCAGTACCGCGAACGCGACAAGCTCATCAACGTCAGCCTGCGCGCGCCGCGCGATGAACGCGTGGACCCCGCGCGCCTGGCCACGCTGTCCATGCCCACACCCAACGGCCCCGTGCCGCTGGGCAGCCTGGGTCAGGTGCATTACGACCTGGAATACGGCGTGATCTGGGAACGCGACCGCCAGCCCACCATCACCGTGCAGGCCGACGTGGCCAGCGGCGCAGAGGGCATCGACGTCACCCATGCCATCAACAAGAAGCTGGACGCCATCCGCGCCGACCTGCCGGTGGGCTACCGAATCGAGGTTGGCGGGCCGGTCGAGGAAAGCGCCAAGGGCCAATCCTCCATCAATGCGCAGATGCCGTTGATGGCGGTGGCCGTGCTGACGCTGCTGATGGTGCAATTGCAAAGCTTCTCTCGCGTGCTGATGGTGGTGCTGACCGCGCCCCTGGGCCTGATCGGCGTGGTGGCGGCGCTGCTGCTGTTTGGCAAGCCGTTCGGCTTCGTGGCCATGCTGGGCGTGATTGCCATGTTCGGCATCATCATGCGCAACTCGGTGATTCTGGTTGACCAGATCGAACAAGACATCCTGAACGGCCACAAGCGCGTGGATGCGATTGTGGGCGCCACGGCGCGGCGCTTCCGCCCGATTGTGTTGACGGCCGCCGCCGCCGTGCTGGCGCTGATTCCGCTCTTGCGCAGCAACTTCTTCGGCCCCATGGCCACCGCATTGATGGGCGGCATCACCAGCGCCACGGTGCTGACGCTGTTCTTCCTGCCCGCGCTGTATGCGGCGTGGTTCCGCGTGCGTCACGACGAACGCGACGAACCCGAAGGCGTGCCACCCGGCGCCAACGCCGCCGACACGCTGGAACGAGGAGCCTGA